From the genome of Clostridium sp. BNL1100, one region includes:
- a CDS encoding non-reducing end alpha-L-arabinofuranosidase family hydrolase — MKHLFKKGFSIIFCLFLILTSVSAVNAAANPNPSWNVDERVIFHNQCSPYDYYAAKDPTIVYYNGKYLVYYTGANKSGGWQMCFTSASTIAGLKTAPRTYMSKIGESYFCAPELFYYEPQKLWYLVYQDGTYGAAYATTTTPDDPNSWSGPKSFGISGNMGWDYYIICDDQYAYMYNTPSDGSGKLYMRKTALANFPNKGWSTPTVSCSNVFEAAAVYKSLADNQYYLLVEAMIDGRSYELFTSSSAGGPWTLVNNKWATRSNLTKYNSDKWTTNVSHGELIRAGYNQKLEINDINKVDFLIQGTTDMSPEYQQIIWNLGLIRNYTGSPDTPVTPRSAFEKIEAESWNDQSGIQNVTCDEGTEAVGYTENADYSVYKSIDFGSGATGFQARVSSATSGGKIEIRLDSATGTLVGTCAVSGTGGWQVFTDVNCAVSGVSGKHDLYLKYVGDSGYLINLNWFKFSNTPVITGKLGDINSDGQIDAIDLQVLKKYLLGLGTIEDTKLADVDANGEVNAIDFSLMKQYLLGIIIEFPGEGTKEPNTPKFHCFLLLGQSNMVGYAASQASDKVEDPRVLVLGFDNNAALGRVTDQWDVACPPLHASWLDAIGPGDWFGKTMIQKVPSGDTIGLIPCAISGEKIETFMKSGGTKYSWIINRAKLAQQKGGVIEGIIFHQGESNSGDTSWPGKVKTLVNDLRTDLNLGNVPFIAGELLYSGPCAGHNTRVNQLPSLITNSYVVSADGLVVDPADTQYRLHFGHDSSVTLGKRYAEKMIQALKW, encoded by the coding sequence ATGAAACATTTATTTAAAAAAGGTTTTTCCATTATTTTTTGCTTGTTTCTAATATTGACAAGTGTTTCGGCGGTTAATGCTGCGGCCAACCCTAATCCCTCATGGAACGTTGACGAAAGGGTTATTTTTCACAACCAGTGTAGCCCATATGATTACTATGCAGCTAAAGACCCTACTATCGTTTATTATAACGGTAAATACCTTGTTTATTACACAGGTGCAAATAAAAGCGGCGGCTGGCAAATGTGCTTCACATCAGCAAGTACAATTGCAGGATTGAAAACAGCTCCACGTACCTATATGAGTAAAATAGGAGAAAGCTATTTCTGTGCGCCGGAATTGTTCTACTATGAACCACAGAAATTATGGTACCTTGTTTACCAGGATGGTACATATGGGGCAGCTTACGCCACAACAACTACTCCTGATGATCCGAATTCATGGTCAGGGCCGAAATCCTTTGGCATATCCGGCAACATGGGTTGGGATTATTACATAATTTGCGACGATCAGTACGCATATATGTACAATACACCAAGTGACGGGTCAGGAAAACTGTATATGAGAAAAACCGCTCTGGCAAACTTCCCTAATAAGGGCTGGAGCACACCAACTGTTTCATGCTCAAATGTTTTTGAAGCAGCAGCGGTTTACAAAAGTCTTGCCGACAATCAATACTATCTCCTTGTTGAAGCCATGATAGACGGCAGAAGCTACGAGCTGTTCACATCATCAAGTGCAGGAGGACCCTGGACTCTGGTCAACAATAAATGGGCAACAAGAAGCAATCTTACAAAATACAATTCGGACAAATGGACAACTAACGTATCGCATGGTGAACTTATACGTGCAGGATATAATCAGAAACTGGAAATAAACGATATCAACAAGGTGGATTTCCTTATTCAGGGTACTACCGATATGAGCCCTGAATATCAGCAAATCATCTGGAATCTCGGTCTAATCAGAAACTACACCGGAAGCCCTGATACTCCGGTTACCCCAAGATCAGCATTTGAAAAAATAGAGGCAGAGAGCTGGAATGACCAGTCCGGAATTCAGAATGTAACCTGTGATGAAGGAACCGAGGCTGTAGGATACACTGAAAACGCTGATTACAGCGTATACAAGAGCATAGATTTCGGAAGTGGTGCTACCGGCTTCCAAGCAAGAGTATCAAGTGCCACCAGCGGAGGAAAGATTGAAATAAGACTTGACAGTGCTACCGGAACTTTGGTTGGAACTTGCGCAGTTAGCGGGACAGGCGGATGGCAGGTCTTTACAGATGTAAACTGTGCTGTCAGCGGTGTAAGCGGTAAACATGATTTATACCTTAAATATGTTGGAGATAGCGGATATTTAATCAACCTTAATTGGTTTAAATTCAGTAATACACCTGTTATTACAGGTAAATTAGGTGATATAAACTCCGACGGACAAATAGATGCTATAGACTTACAAGTATTAAAAAAATATCTTCTGGGATTAGGAACAATAGAAGACACAAAGCTTGCGGATGTTGATGCTAACGGAGAAGTTAACGCAATTGACTTCTCACTGATGAAGCAATACTTACTGGGTATTATAATTGAATTCCCAGGTGAAGGCACTAAAGAACCTAATACTCCTAAATTCCATTGTTTCTTATTGCTAGGTCAGTCCAATATGGTCGGATATGCTGCATCACAGGCCTCCGATAAGGTGGAAGACCCTCGTGTACTTGTACTGGGCTTTGATAATAACGCTGCACTGGGCAGGGTAACAGACCAATGGGATGTGGCATGTCCTCCTCTTCATGCCTCTTGGCTGGATGCCATCGGACCTGGTGATTGGTTCGGAAAGACTATGATACAAAAGGTTCCCTCCGGTGACACCATCGGACTTATACCATGTGCTATAAGCGGTGAAAAGATTGAGACTTTTATGAAGTCAGGAGGAACCAAATATAGTTGGATTATAAATCGTGCAAAACTTGCTCAGCAAAAAGGCGGAGTAATTGAAGGAATTATTTTCCACCAGGGCGAATCAAATAGTGGTGACACCAGCTGGCCGGGAAAGGTAAAAACACTGGTTAATGACCTTAGAACAGATTTGAATCTGGGGAATGTCCCCTTTATTGCAGGTGAACTGCTTTACAGTGGCCCATGTGCAGGTCACAATACACGGGTAAATCAACTACCTTCCCTGATTACAAATAGCTATGTAGTTTCTGCCGACGGATTGGTTGTAGATCCTGCAGATACACAATACCGTCTCCACTTCGGGCATGATTCATCAGTTACTTTGGGCAAACGCTATGCAGAAAAAATGATTCAGGCACTGAAATGGTAA
- a CDS encoding beta-L-arabinofuranosidase domain-containing protein, with product MFKTKRILLPCLLIFSLIFSVQIPLSVSAASVEALKQFDMEQVKITDAYYVNAFNKEVAYLRAIDPNRLLVGFKKAAGLSTTYSYYGGWENNTLIQGHTMGHYMSALAQAYKNTKSDATVNADLKSRIDLIISELQACQNKNGNGYLFATPVTQFDVVEGKASGSSWVPWYTMHKIMSGLLDVYKFEGNQTALTIATNLGNWIYKRVNAWDSATQSKVLGVEYGGMNDCLYELYKLTGNSNHLTAAHKFDETSLFNTIAAGTNVLPGKHANTTIPKFIGALNRYRTLGTTESSYLTAAQQFWNIVLKDHTYVTGGNSEDEHFRAAGKLDAYRDNVNNETCNVNNMLKLTRELFKVTGDVKYADYYENALINEIMASQNPETGMATYFKAMGTGYFKVFSSQFDHFWCCTGTGMENFTKLNDSLYYNNGSDLYVNMYLSSILNWSEKGLSLTQQANLPLSDKVTFTINSAPSSEVKIKFRSPSWIAAGQTATVKVNGTSINIAKVNGYLDVSRVWQAGDTVELTLPTEVRVSRLTDNPNAVAFTYGPVVLSAGLGIESMTTQSHGVQVLKATKNVTIKDTININTAASPSIDNWIANIKNNLNQTPGKLEFTLRNTDEDNHLVFTPHYQRYKDRYGIYFKLGTYAGTQPSDNLLANSDMESGNTTGWTVNGAGTIASSTVQKHSGSYSLLHSGRTGAWNGPIQNITTKVQNGNTYTCSGWVRLDNTDSAPIIMTIRKTDDSGTSYTNIATVTGSNSSWVQLSGNYTLNVTGTLTDLSIYFEGPDSGTNLYVDDASVKVYGKTTFYQDTAFGGTAVSLNPGSYTTAQLTAAGISDNWTSSIKVPEGYTVEIYDDDNFTGTKWSFSADNSNFIEAGCNDRMSSVKIFPTISQVKYGDVNRDGTIDTIDFALLKKFLLGDEVAIDSVAADLDGDEAVTAMDFAVLKQYLLGQITEL from the coding sequence ATGTTTAAAACTAAGAGGATACTTCTACCATGCTTATTGATATTTTCACTCATATTCAGTGTACAAATACCTTTATCAGTTTCAGCAGCGAGCGTTGAAGCCTTAAAGCAATTCGACATGGAACAGGTAAAAATCACAGATGCTTATTATGTAAATGCATTTAATAAAGAGGTTGCTTACCTACGGGCAATTGATCCAAACCGTTTGTTGGTAGGTTTCAAGAAAGCAGCAGGCTTATCAACAACTTATAGCTATTATGGAGGGTGGGAAAACAATACCCTGATTCAAGGCCATACCATGGGGCATTATATGTCAGCACTTGCCCAGGCTTATAAAAACACCAAGTCCGATGCTACAGTAAATGCAGATCTGAAAAGCCGTATAGATTTGATTATATCCGAGTTACAGGCTTGCCAGAACAAAAACGGAAATGGATATTTGTTTGCAACTCCGGTTACCCAATTTGATGTTGTTGAAGGAAAGGCTTCCGGTTCAAGCTGGGTACCGTGGTATACCATGCACAAAATCATGTCAGGTCTTCTCGACGTTTACAAATTTGAAGGCAACCAAACCGCATTGACAATAGCAACAAATCTGGGGAATTGGATTTACAAAAGAGTAAACGCTTGGGATTCTGCAACGCAGTCGAAGGTGTTGGGTGTTGAGTATGGAGGTATGAATGATTGTCTCTATGAATTGTATAAGCTTACAGGGAACAGCAACCATTTGACAGCAGCACATAAATTCGACGAAACCTCACTATTTAACACAATCGCTGCCGGTACAAACGTTTTACCCGGAAAACATGCCAATACAACTATTCCCAAATTTATCGGTGCCCTGAACCGCTATCGCACGCTGGGAACCACAGAATCGTCATACTTAACAGCGGCACAACAGTTTTGGAATATAGTATTGAAAGACCATACATATGTAACAGGCGGTAACAGTGAAGATGAGCATTTCAGGGCCGCAGGCAAACTGGACGCATACAGGGATAATGTAAATAATGAAACCTGTAATGTCAATAATATGCTGAAGTTGACCCGAGAGTTGTTCAAGGTAACGGGTGACGTTAAATATGCAGATTACTATGAGAATGCATTGATAAACGAGATCATGGCTTCTCAAAATCCGGAAACCGGAATGGCTACATACTTCAAGGCGATGGGAACCGGATATTTCAAGGTATTCAGTTCCCAATTCGACCATTTCTGGTGCTGTACGGGAACAGGGATGGAGAATTTCACAAAGTTGAATGACAGTTTGTATTATAATAATGGCTCAGACCTGTATGTAAACATGTATCTGAGCTCTATCCTGAACTGGAGCGAAAAGGGTCTCTCACTGACACAACAGGCCAATCTACCATTATCAGATAAAGTAACCTTTACTATCAACAGTGCTCCTTCATCAGAAGTAAAAATTAAATTCAGGTCACCATCATGGATTGCAGCAGGACAAACCGCTACAGTTAAGGTTAACGGCACTTCAATTAATATTGCCAAGGTAAATGGTTATCTTGATGTCAGCAGAGTGTGGCAGGCAGGAGATACAGTTGAGCTAACCCTGCCCACTGAAGTAAGAGTTTCCAGACTGACTGACAATCCCAATGCGGTGGCCTTTACGTATGGCCCCGTAGTATTGAGCGCAGGTCTTGGAATTGAAAGCATGACAACTCAATCACATGGGGTTCAGGTTTTAAAAGCAACTAAAAATGTGACTATAAAAGATACTATTAATATCAATACCGCTGCCAGTCCCAGCATTGATAATTGGATTGCCAATATAAAGAATAATTTGAATCAAACGCCCGGGAAGCTGGAATTTACACTGAGAAATACCGACGAGGATAACCATTTGGTATTTACACCCCATTATCAAAGATACAAGGATAGGTACGGTATCTATTTCAAGCTGGGAACGTATGCGGGCACGCAACCTTCGGACAATTTGCTTGCCAATTCGGATATGGAGTCAGGAAATACCACAGGCTGGACTGTAAATGGTGCGGGTACAATTGCCTCATCAACAGTGCAAAAGCACTCGGGGAGCTATAGCCTGCTGCATTCAGGCAGGACAGGAGCCTGGAACGGGCCTATTCAGAATATTACAACAAAAGTTCAAAATGGTAACACGTATACTTGTTCCGGTTGGGTGAGACTGGACAACACTGATAGTGCCCCGATAATAATGACTATCAGAAAAACTGATGACAGCGGAACTTCCTATACCAATATTGCCACCGTTACTGGAAGCAACAGCTCCTGGGTCCAATTGTCAGGTAACTATACGTTAAATGTTACAGGTACACTGACTGATTTGAGCATATATTTCGAAGGGCCTGACAGCGGAACCAATTTATATGTGGATGATGCATCAGTAAAGGTTTATGGGAAAACAACCTTCTATCAGGATACTGCTTTTGGCGGTACTGCGGTGTCGCTGAACCCAGGCAGCTATACAACTGCCCAGCTCACTGCTGCAGGTATTTCTGACAACTGGACATCATCTATAAAAGTACCTGAAGGCTATACGGTTGAGATTTATGATGATGACAATTTCACCGGTACAAAATGGTCCTTTTCTGCAGATAATTCAAACTTTATAGAAGCCGGATGCAATGACAGGATGTCTTCCGTGAAAATTTTCCCCACCATTAGTCAGGTGAAGTATGGGGATGTAAATAGGGACGGCACTATAGATACAATTGACTTTGCACTATTAAAGAAGTTTCTGCTGGGTGATGAGGTTGCAATTGATTCGGTAGCAGCCGATTTGGACGGCGATGAAGCCGTGACGGCAATGGATTTTGCAGTCTTGAAGCAGTATCTGCTGGGACAAATAACAGAGCTTTAA
- a CDS encoding carbohydrate-binding protein, translating into MKKVRAVISLVLLGLTFTIIMALNTGAWDNNLAKTPPMGWNSWNIFHGDINETKIKQIADTMVSSGMKDVGYVYLNLDDNWMANPARDSNGNLRADPTRFPNGIKALADYVHAKGLKLGIYGCRGTMTCMNVPQSGSKGYEDRDAKTFASWGIDYLKYDNCNIPNGSDMKTDYQKMQTALANCGRPIVFSICAWGYQSWMPATGNLWRTTGDIADKWDNGTEWFKGIINAIDGNAQYASSAVPGAWNDPDMLEIGNGGCTTEEYRTQMSMWSMMASPLIAGNDIRTMSQTTKDILMNKEVIAIDQDPAGVQGKRVKSANGLEIWVKPLGTNGTTKAVALLNRNSATSNITVNWSDIGVSGSVTVRDLWAKADKGSFTGSYTASVPSHGTVLLKISTEPPAPVDATKQIEAESYSNQSGIQTETCSEGGEDVGYIENGDYTVYNNVDFGNGVGGFQARVASATSGGNIEIRLDSATGTLIGTCPIAANGNWQTYTDAKCVVSGVTGKHDVYLVFTGGSGYLFNLNWFTFTPGSVNTGTLGDLNSDGQVDAIDLQLLKKYLLGLGEIEDTKLADLDANGDINAIDFSLLKQFILGTITSFPGEKV; encoded by the coding sequence ATGAAAAAAGTTCGTGCGGTTATTTCACTTGTCCTTTTAGGGCTTACATTTACTATAATAATGGCCCTGAATACCGGGGCATGGGATAACAATCTTGCCAAAACGCCACCGATGGGGTGGAACAGTTGGAATATCTTCCATGGAGATATTAATGAAACTAAGATTAAACAGATTGCCGATACAATGGTAAGTTCAGGAATGAAGGATGTAGGCTATGTGTACCTGAATCTGGATGATAACTGGATGGCAAATCCGGCACGTGATTCCAACGGAAACCTGCGAGCCGACCCTACACGTTTTCCAAACGGGATTAAGGCTTTAGCGGATTATGTACATGCAAAGGGCCTTAAACTCGGAATATATGGATGCCGTGGAACCATGACCTGTATGAATGTTCCTCAAAGCGGAAGCAAAGGCTATGAGGACAGAGATGCAAAGACATTTGCTTCATGGGGCATTGATTACCTTAAATATGATAACTGCAATATACCAAACGGTAGTGACATGAAAACCGATTACCAGAAAATGCAGACCGCTCTTGCAAATTGCGGAAGGCCAATCGTATTCAGCATATGTGCATGGGGATATCAGAGTTGGATGCCTGCAACGGGTAATTTATGGCGTACTACCGGTGATATCGCTGATAAGTGGGATAACGGAACCGAATGGTTCAAAGGTATTATTAATGCAATTGATGGTAATGCCCAATACGCAAGTTCAGCTGTTCCCGGAGCATGGAATGATCCTGATATGCTTGAAATCGGAAACGGTGGATGTACAACAGAGGAATACCGTACACAGATGAGCATGTGGAGTATGATGGCATCTCCCCTAATTGCAGGAAATGATATAAGGACCATGTCACAGACCACAAAGGATATTTTAATGAATAAGGAAGTAATAGCAATAGACCAGGACCCTGCAGGAGTTCAGGGGAAAAGGGTTAAAAGTGCAAATGGTCTGGAGATTTGGGTAAAACCACTGGGTACAAATGGGACAACTAAGGCAGTTGCTTTATTGAACAGGAATTCGGCAACATCCAATATTACAGTTAATTGGTCAGACATAGGTGTAAGTGGAAGTGTTACGGTGAGAGATTTGTGGGCTAAAGCTGACAAAGGCAGTTTTACTGGCTCATATACAGCATCTGTTCCTTCACATGGAACAGTTTTGCTTAAGATTTCCACTGAACCACCGGCACCTGTTGATGCTACAAAGCAAATAGAAGCAGAGAGTTACAGCAATCAGTCAGGAATCCAGACAGAAACCTGTTCGGAAGGTGGAGAGGATGTAGGATATATTGAAAACGGGGACTATACTGTATACAACAATGTAGATTTCGGTAATGGTGTCGGAGGCTTCCAAGCAAGAGTAGCAAGTGCAACCAGTGGAGGCAACATTGAAATACGGCTTGACAGTGCTACAGGCACTCTGATAGGAACATGTCCTATTGCTGCAAACGGAAATTGGCAGACTTATACTGATGCAAAATGCGTAGTCAGCGGGGTAACAGGAAAACATGATGTATACCTTGTATTTACAGGAGGCAGCGGATATTTATTCAACCTTAATTGGTTTACATTTACTCCAGGCAGTGTCAATACGGGAACATTGGGTGATTTAAATTCTGACGGACAAGTAGACGCAATAGACTTACAGTTATTGAAAAAGTATCTTCTGGGATTAGGAGAAATTGAAGATACAAAGCTGGCCGATTTGGATGCCAACGGGGATATTAATGCAATAGATTTTTCACTTCTGAAACAATTTATATTGGGCACGATAACCAGTTTTCCGGGAGAAAAAGTATAA
- a CDS encoding carbohydrate-binding protein: MWRKKILCIFLVTVLMLTMIPIPQQTVMADTAGLKELKGTDICNGLRGQSFNEGWKFNKGDVTNGQSISFNDGGWSGVTLPHDWSIYNTFNQSSAAGGGGGYLDGGIGWYRKTFTIPSDYTGKKVFIEFDGAYMNSQVWINGTLLGTRPYGYSSFEYDLTPYLNIGGSNVIAVRLNNNQPTSRWYSGSGIYRNVWLTVLDPVHVGYCGMFVTTPAVSSSSATANVSTKILNQGSTAKSVSLKTTITDAEGNAVASNTSSASSITGGSSNTFSQNLTVTNPHLWSPASPYLYTVQTQVIVDGNVSDTYSSTLGIRYFNFSSTSGFSLNGVNMKINGVCLHHDLGALGAAVNYRAIERELQIMKDMGCNAIRTSHNPPDPQMLEICDRLGLMVMDEAFDCWETGKTTNDYHLYFNNWAQTDLQAMVTRDRNHPSIIMYGIGNEIPSPTVATATKLKNWVKDIDSTRPVTWGCFAADMGDATHQSVASALDLVGYNYFPYTYDSGHNSHPEWKMFGSETSSAVRSRGVYKTPTNKNILTDTDNQCSSYDNSVVSWGNSAESSYNEINKRNYMAGEFVWTGFDYIGEPTPYGWPAKSSYFGIVDTCGFPKDIYYFYQSKWSTKPMVHILPHWNWSAGTNVEVWAYSNCDTVELFLNGTSLGSKTVGTAGHLSWSVPWSSGTLRAKGTKGGTVVYDEVVTAGAPSKVLLKPDRTSVKADGKDLIYIETDIADSKNVTVPTADNAVNFSISGPGVIVGVDNGNSISTESYKGNSRKAFSGKCLVIVQPTKVNGTIVVTASSNGLASASVSINSTGGAEAPILSAYKQIEAESYDNQSGIQTESCSEGGQDVGYIENGDYTVYNNVDFGSGAEGFVARVASATSGGNIEIRLDSPNGTLVGTCPVAGNGDWQTYTDVKCSVSGVSGKHDLYLKFTGDSGYLFNLNWFTFTAKSSAKLGDLNSDDQIDAIDFQLMKKYLLGQGNIENTKLADLDASGTIDVLDLMLLKQYLLGTITSFPGQGA, translated from the coding sequence ATGTGGAGAAAGAAAATTCTATGTATATTTCTTGTGACTGTATTAATGCTGACAATGATACCAATACCTCAACAGACGGTAATGGCTGATACAGCAGGACTTAAGGAACTTAAAGGAACTGATATCTGCAACGGATTAAGAGGACAGAGTTTTAATGAAGGTTGGAAATTTAACAAAGGAGATGTAACCAATGGCCAGAGTATCAGCTTCAATGACGGTGGCTGGTCGGGGGTTACACTGCCACACGATTGGAGCATATATAATACGTTTAATCAATCTTCTGCTGCTGGTGGCGGAGGTGGATATCTGGACGGAGGAATCGGATGGTACAGGAAAACCTTTACAATACCATCGGATTATACCGGTAAGAAGGTATTCATTGAGTTCGACGGAGCATATATGAACAGCCAGGTATGGATTAACGGTACCTTGCTGGGAACCCGTCCGTATGGGTATTCCTCCTTTGAATATGATTTAACTCCATACCTCAATATAGGAGGCAGCAACGTTATTGCAGTCAGGCTCAATAACAACCAGCCTACCAGCCGTTGGTACTCCGGAAGCGGTATTTACCGGAATGTTTGGTTGACAGTATTGGACCCAGTCCATGTGGGCTACTGCGGAATGTTTGTAACAACACCTGCAGTTAGCAGTAGTTCAGCAACTGCAAACGTAAGCACAAAGATATTGAATCAGGGAAGTACTGCAAAATCGGTATCATTAAAAACTACAATTACGGATGCAGAGGGTAATGCCGTAGCCTCAAATACATCATCAGCAAGTAGTATCACTGGTGGTAGCAGCAATACCTTCAGTCAGAATCTGACAGTAACAAATCCCCATTTATGGTCTCCTGCTTCACCATATCTATATACAGTTCAGACCCAAGTTATTGTAGACGGCAATGTATCAGATACATATAGTTCTACATTGGGAATCAGATATTTCAACTTTAGCTCCACTTCAGGTTTTTCACTTAACGGTGTAAATATGAAGATAAACGGGGTGTGCCTACATCATGATTTAGGTGCTCTTGGTGCAGCTGTAAACTATCGTGCCATTGAAAGAGAGCTCCAGATTATGAAGGATATGGGCTGTAATGCAATTCGTACTTCACACAACCCGCCTGATCCTCAGATGCTTGAAATTTGTGACCGATTAGGGTTAATGGTTATGGATGAGGCATTTGACTGCTGGGAAACAGGGAAAACCACCAATGACTATCATCTGTACTTTAACAATTGGGCCCAGACTGATCTTCAAGCAATGGTTACAAGGGACCGCAATCATCCTTCAATTATTATGTACGGTATAGGCAATGAGATTCCTTCACCAACTGTGGCTACAGCCACAAAACTTAAAAATTGGGTAAAGGATATTGATAGCACAAGGCCTGTGACATGGGGCTGTTTCGCCGCTGACATGGGAGATGCAACACATCAGTCGGTTGCCAGTGCTCTTGATTTGGTTGGCTACAACTATTTTCCATATACGTATGATAGTGGACATAACAGCCATCCGGAGTGGAAGATGTTTGGAAGTGAAACAAGTTCTGCGGTCAGAAGCCGTGGGGTTTATAAAACACCTACCAATAAAAACATTTTAACCGACACCGATAACCAGTGTTCTTCTTATGATAACAGTGTGGTCAGCTGGGGTAACAGTGCGGAATCATCATATAATGAAATCAATAAACGAAATTACATGGCAGGTGAATTTGTATGGACAGGGTTTGACTATATCGGCGAACCTACACCTTACGGATGGCCTGCAAAAAGTTCATATTTTGGAATAGTGGATACATGCGGGTTCCCAAAAGATATCTACTATTTTTATCAAAGCAAGTGGAGTACCAAGCCGATGGTTCACATATTGCCCCACTGGAACTGGTCTGCAGGTACTAATGTTGAGGTATGGGCGTACAGCAATTGCGATACGGTAGAATTATTCCTTAATGGAACATCACTGGGCTCAAAAACCGTTGGAACAGCGGGACATCTTTCATGGAGTGTTCCATGGTCTTCAGGGACATTGCGGGCAAAAGGCACAAAAGGCGGTACTGTGGTATACGATGAAGTCGTCACGGCAGGTGCTCCTTCAAAAGTCCTGTTAAAGCCCGACAGAACTTCTGTTAAAGCAGACGGTAAAGATTTGATATATATCGAAACAGACATTGCAGACAGCAAAAATGTGACCGTTCCCACAGCTGACAATGCAGTGAATTTCTCTATATCAGGCCCCGGGGTAATTGTGGGAGTTGATAATGGAAATTCAATAAGTACGGAATCATATAAAGGCAACAGTCGTAAGGCTTTCAGTGGTAAGTGCCTTGTAATTGTACAGCCTACCAAAGTCAATGGAACAATTGTGGTAACGGCAAGCTCCAACGGACTAGCGTCTGCAAGCGTATCAATTAATTCAACAGGAGGAGCGGAAGCACCTATTTTATCTGCATATAAACAGATTGAGGCTGAAAGCTATGATAACCAATCCGGAATCCAAACTGAATCCTGTTCTGAAGGCGGACAGGATGTAGGATATATAGAAAATGGAGACTACACTGTTTATAACAATGTGGATTTCGGCAGCGGTGCCGAAGGTTTCGTGGCAAGAGTCGCAAGTGCCACCAGTGGAGGTAATATTGAGATTAGACTAGACAGTCCAAACGGAACTTTAGTGGGGACCTGTCCCGTTGCCGGTAATGGCGATTGGCAGACATACACTGATGTAAAGTGCAGTGTCAGCGGGGTAAGCGGAAAACATGACTTGTATTTGAAATTCACCGGGGATAGCGGATATTTATTTAACCTTAATTGGTTCACATTTACTGCAAAGAGCTCAGCAAAATTGGGAGATTTGAATTCAGATGATCAAATAGATGCAATAGATTTCCAGTTGATGAAAAAATACCTTTTAGGACAGGGAAATATTGAGAATACAAAATTAGCTGATTTGGATGCAAGTGGTACTATTGATGTTTTAGATTTGATGCTGCTGAAACAGTACTTACTAGGCACTATAACTTCTTTTCCGGGGCAGGGTGCCTAA